GCCGCGGCTGACCCGCCCGCGCCGCCGGATCCCGCCGCGTCCGGTTCCGTGTGCTCACCGCTGCCGGGGGATCCGCGCCAGCGCGTGCACGGCCGCCTCCGCGAGGACCGGGTGGGCGAGCGCGTCGTTCAGCACCGGCCGGGCGCGGCCGTCGCCCAGGGCGCCGAGCCCCTCCACACAGGCGAGCGCCACCCGCCGGTGGGGGTCGTGCGGCCGCAGCCGCCGCCGCAGCGTCGTGATCAGCGCGGGCACGGACTCGGGCGCGCGCAGTTCCACCAGCAGCCGAACGGGCTGCAGGGCGTAGGCCACCCGCAGTTCGTTGGTGGCCAGGGCGGCGGCGGCGCGGGCGGTGCGCGGGTCGTCGAGGCGGGCCAGCGCACGGGCGGCGGAGGCGCAGCGCGGCGGGTCCCGGTGGTTGAGCAGCAGGACGAGCGCCTCGAAGGCGCGACGGTCCCCGGCCACCCCCAGCCGGAACGCGGCCAGTTCGCGGGCCCACAGCGGCTGTCCCGGCTCGGTGAGCACCCCCGCCAGCGCGTCGCGGTCGGCGGTGGCGGTGAGCCGCTCGTAGAGTGCCGTGCCTCCCGACTCCCGCCGTAAGCGCTCCGTGAGCGATCGCAACTCTTCGTCCATGCCGCTGAGCCTAGGTGTTCGTCCCGGAAGGGAGGTGCATCACAGCCAAAGGGCTGGCGCGCTCGTTACCCACCGGTTAAGCTCATTCGAGCGAGTCACCCACTCGCAGTACCTCCTCGTGGCGGCCTGGTGACGCAGTCGCCGCGAGACGTCGGTTCGGTACCGCGTGTACCGCTGTACGACCCGGCCACGGGACAGGGCCGGTCGGAACTCTCGTTCGTCATGGGGCGTGTGCACGCCCGCGCTGACGACACCGGGCGTGTGCGCATGCAGCCCGGCACCACACCCGCACTCCTTTTCTCCGCACCCGGTGCGCCCGGCCTCCTCGAGGTCCCGGCGCACCGGGGGGCGTTCCCAGTCGTCACCTCATTCCTGGAGTCCCGCGATGGCCGCTCCCCTGTCCGACACCCCTCTGTCCCCGCTCCAGACGATCGCCGTCATCGGCCTCGGCACCATGGGCTCCGGCATCGCCGAGGTCCTGGCCACGGCCGGCCGCGACGTGATCGGCGTCGACATCAGCGAGGCCCAGACCGCGCGTGCCGTCGCCGCGCTGGAGTCCTCCACCGCCCGCTCCGTGCAGCGTGGGCGGCTCACCGAGCAGCAGCGCACGGACGTCCTGGCCCGGGTCCGCGTCTCCACCGACCTGCGCGCCGCGGCCGACGCCGACCTCGTGATCGAGGTGGCGCCGGAGTCGTACGAGGTCAAGCAGCAGATCTTCCGCGAGCTGGACGGGATCGTGCGTCCCGGGACCATCCTCGCCACCGGCACCAACGCGCTCTCCGTGACCCGCCTGGCCGCCGACTCGGCCCACCCGGAGCGGGTGCTGGGCCTGCACTTCTTCAACCCGGCGCCGGCCATGAAGCTCGTCGAGGTCGTCTCCTCGGTGCTGACCGCCCCGGCCGCCGTCAGCGCCGTCACCGACCTCGCGCTCGACCTGGGCAAGGAGCCCGTCGCGGTCGGCGACCGTCCCGGCTTCGTCGCCGACGGGCTGCTGTTCGGCTACCTCAACCAGGCCGCCGCGATGTACGAGGCCCGGTACGCCTCCCGCGAGGACATCGACGCGGCGATGCGGCTGGGCTGCGGCCTGCCGATGGGCCCGCTGGCCCTGCTGGACCTGATCGGCGTCGACACCGCCCGTACGGTCCTGGAGGCCATGTACGCCGAGTCCCACGACCGTCTGCACGCCCCCGCGCCGATCCTGGGGCAGCTCAGCGAGGCCGGCCTGACGGGCCGTAAGTCGGGCCGCGGCTTCTACACCTACGAGGCCCCGGGCAGCGCGACGGTCGTCCCGGACGCGCTGACGCCGCTGTCGGGCGGGGACGGGGCCGTGGGCCGTACGGTCGCCTCGGTCGGCGTCGCCGGCTCCGGCACCATGGCCTCCGGCATCGCCGAGGTCTTCGCCAAGGCCGGTTACGACGTCGTCCTCGCCGCCCGCAGCGAGGAGAAGGCGCAGACCGCCAAGGCGCGGATCGGCAAGTCGCTGTCTCGCTCCGTCGACAAGGGCCGGCTGACCGCCGAGGCCGCCGCCCAGATCCTGGGCCGGATCACCCCGGCCGGCTCCTACGACGCGTTCGCCGACGTCGACCTGGCGCTGGAGGCGGTCGCCGAGGACCTCGAGGTCAAGCAGCAGCTCTTCGCGACGCTGGACAAGGTGTGCAAGCCCGGCGCGGTCCTCGCCACGACGACCTCCTCGCTGCCGGTCGTCGCCTGCGCCCGCGCCACCTCGCGCCCGCAGGACGTGATCGGGATGCACTTCTTCAACCCGGCGCCCGCGATGAAGCTGGTCGAGGTCGTGCGCACGGTGCTGACGGCCGAGGACGTCCACGCGACGGTCCGCGAGGTGTGCGCGCGGATCAAGAAGCACGCCGTCGACTGCGGCGACCGCGCGGGCTTCATCGTGAACGCGCTGCTCTTCCCGTACCTCAACAACGCGATCAAGATGGTGCAGGAGCACTACGCGACCCTGGACGACATCGACGCCGCGATGAAGCTGGGCGGCGGCTACCCGATGGGGCCCTTCGAACTGCTGGACGTGGTCGGTCTCGACGTCTCCCTGGCCATCGAGAAGGTCCTGCACCGCGAGTTCCGCGACCCGGGACTGGCCCCGGCGCCGCTGCTGGAGCACCTGGTGGCCGCGGGCTGCCTCGGCCGCAAGACCGGCCGCGGCTTCCGCGAATATGCCCGCCGCTGACGGCGCCGGCGACCGGTCGCAGGCGACGGAGGACTGGGGCGGCCTGCTCGAGCCGGCGGGCCCGCCCCCGTTCGCCGAGGGCGGCGGGAACCCCGGACACGCGCACCGAGCTGCGCACATGCAGTACGTTCGGGTCATGTCCCAGCCCGCCAGGTCCTCACGTACACCAGCCACGCCCGACGCGCCGGAGAGCGCCGCAGGCAGCCGCGCGGCCGCCCAGCGGCTCAAGATGCGCCGAGAACTGGCGGCTGCGGCCATGGAGCTGTTCTCGACCAAGGGGTACGAGGCGACCACCGTCGACGAGATCGCCGCGGCGGCCGGCGTCGCCCGCCGCACCTTCTTCCGTCACTTCCGCTCGAAGGAAGAGGCGATCTTCCCCGACCACGACGACACCCTGATCCGGGCGGAGGCCGTGCTGAACGCGGCCCCCGCGCACGAGCATCCGCTGGACACGGTGTGCCGGGGCATCAAGGAGGTCATGCGGATGTACGCGGCGCGGCCGGAGATCTCGGTCGCCCGCTACCAGCTCACGCGCGAGGTGCCCACCCTGCGCGAGGCCGAGATCGCGTCGGTGGCCCGCTACGAGCGGCTGTTCACCCGCTATCTCCTCGGCCACTTCGACGAGCACGCGCACGACGACGACGCCAACGACGACCCGTTGCTCGCCGAGGTCGCGGCCTCCGCGGTGGTCACCGCCCACAACCACGTCCTGCGGCGCTGGCTGCGGGCCGGCGGCCAGGGAGACGTCGAGAGCCAGCTCGACCACGCCTTCGCGATCGTGCGCAAGACGTTCGGGACGGGCATCGGAGCCGGCCGCGGCAGCGCCGGCGCCCCGCAGCCGGTCGCGGCGGCGGTCTCCTCCGCCCAGGGCGAGGTGCTGGTCACCGTCGCCCGGACCGACGCCTCGCTGGACGAGGTCATGCGCACCATCGAGCAGGCGCTCAAGGAGCGCTGAGAGGCCTCCGCGGTCCCCTTCGCGCTGTGATGACGGCCACCCCTCGGGGTGGCCGTTTTGGCATGTCAGAGCACCTTTTCGCGCGGAATTCCATCCCCGTTCGATCGATCATCGCTCATTTGTTACGTAAAGATTTCAGCCGAGAGGAAGTTCTGGCACTCAGTGCCTTGCGAGGTGACACGCGGTGTCATACGTTGAAGGTGTCCGGGCGGCCGGCGTGCAGAGACCACACGTACGCCGGCTGTCCCCGCAACCCCATGGATTGCGCGCCCGGACGCCTGCGTCACAGGCAACCTCCCGCGCCACAAAGCGCTGCCGAACCACACCCGCCGAACCGACGGCACTTCCCCGAACCCTCAGCAGCACCGACGCAAACCCCAGCGCCCCTCCCTCAGGGCGCTCACCGCCGGAGGCAACACCGTGACCATGAACAAGATCCTGGACGCGATCCAGTCGCCGGAGTCCACGCCGGACGACTTCGCCGCTCTGCCGCTCCCCGAGTCCTACCGCGCGATCACCGTGCACAAGGACGAGACGGAGATGTTCGCGGGCCTGGAGACCCGCGACAAGGACCCGCGCAAGTCGATCCACCTGGACGAGGTGGCCCTGCCCGAGCTCGGACCGGGCGAGGCCCTGGTGGCCGTCATGGCCTCCTCGGTCAACTACAACTCCGTGTGGACCTCGATCTTCGAGCCGGTCTCCACGTTCTCCTTCCTGGAGCGCTACGGCCGCCTCAGCGAGCTCACCAAGCGGCACGACCTGCCGTACCACGTCATCGGCTCCGACCTCGCGGGCGTCGTGCTGCGCACCGGCCCGGGCGTCAACGCCTGGAGGCCGGGCGACGAGGTCGTCGCGCACTGCCTCTCCGTCGAGCTGGAGTCCTCGGACGGCCACAACGACACGATGCTCGACCCCGAGCAGCGCATCTGGGGCTTCGAGACCAACTTCGGCGGGCTGGCGGAGATCGCCCTGGTCAAGTCCAACCAGCTGATGCCGAAGCCGGACCACCTGTCGTGGGAGGAGGCGGCGGCCCCCGGCCTCGTCAACTCCACCGCCTACCGGCAGCTGGTCTCCCGCAACGGCGCCGGCATGAAGCAGGGCGACAACGTCCTGATCTGGGGCGCCAGCGGCGGACTGGGCAGCTACGCCACGCAGTTCGCGCTGGCCGGCGGCGCCAACCCGATCTGCGTCGTCTCCTCACCGCAGAAGGCGGAGATCTGCCGGGCCATGGGCGCCGAGGCGATCATCGACCGCACCGCCGAGGACTACCGGTTCTGGAAGGACGAGAACACCCAGGACCCCAAGGAGTGGAAGCGCTTCGGCAAGCGCATCCGCGAGCTGACCGGCGGCGAGGACATCGACATCGTCTTCGAGCACCCGGGACGCGAGACCTTCGGCGCCTCCGTCTACGTCACCCGCAAGGGCGGCACCATCACCACCTGTGCCTCGACCTCGGGCTACATGCACCAGTACGACAACCGCTACCTGTGGATGTCCCTGAAGCGGATCATCGGCTCGCACTTCGCCAACTACCGCGAGGCCTGGGAGGCCAACCGGCTGGTCGCGAAGGGCAAGATCCACCCGACGCTGTCGAAGGTCTACTCCCTGGAGGAGACCGGGCAGGCCGCCTACGACGTGCACCGCAACCTCCACCAGGGCAAGGTCGGCGTCCTCGCGCTGGCGCCCGAGGAGGGGCTGGGCGTGCGCGACGAGGCCAAGCGCGCCCAGCACATCGACGCCATCAACCGCTTCCGCAACATCTGAGACACCCGGGGTCATAGATGACTGAGCGTCAGCCCGCCGCAGGTCAGCGGGAGAAGGACCGGCCGTGGCTCATGCGCACGTACGCCGGTCACTCCACGGCCGAGGCGTCCAACGAGCTGTACCGGCGCAACCTCGCCAAGGGTCAGACGGGTCTGTCGGTCGCGTTCGACCTGCCCACCCAGACCGGCTACGACTCCGACCACATCCTCGCCCGCGGCGAGGTCGGCCGGGTCGGCGTGCCGGTGGCCCATCTCGGCGACATGCGCAGGCTGTTCCAGGACATCCCCCTGGAGCAGATGAACACCTCGATGACGATCAACGCCACCGCCATGTGGCTGCTGGCGCTCTACCAGGTCGTCGCCGAGGAGCAGGGCGCGGACGTCACCCGGCTCCAGGGCACGACCCAGAACGACATCGTCAAGGAGTACCTGTCCCGGGGGACGCACGTCTTCCCGCCGGGGCCGAGCCTGCGCCTGACGACGGACATGATCGCGTACACGGTCTCCCACATGCCGAAGTGGAACCCCATCAACATCTGCAGCTACCACCTGCAGGAGGCCGGGGCCACGCCGGTGCAGGAGATCGCGTACGCGATGTCCACGGCTATCGCCGTGCTGGACGCCGTCCGCGACTCCGGGCAGGTGCCGGCCGACAGGTTCGGCGACGTCGTCGCCCGTATCTCCTTCTTCGTGAACGCGGGCGTCCGCTTCATCGAGGAGATGTGCAAGATGCGCGCCTTCGGCCGCATCTGGGACCAGGTCACCCGCGATCGCTACGGCATCGAGAACCCCAAGCAGCGCCGCTTCCGCTACGGCGTCCAGGTCAACTCCCTGGGCCTGACGGAGGCGCAGCCGGAGAACAACGTCCAGCGGATCGTGCTGGAGATGCTCGCCGTGACGCTGTCGAAGGACGCACGCGCGCGTGCCGTGCAGCTGCCGGCCTGGAACGAGGCCCTGGGTCTCCCCCGGCCCTGGGACCAGCAGTGGAGCCTGCGCATCCAGCAGGTCCTCGCCCTGGAGAGCGACCTGCTGGAGTACGAGGACATCTTCGCGGGCTCGCACGTCGTCGAGGCGAAGGTCACCGAGCTGGTCGAGGCGTCCCTCGCGGAGATCGAGCGGATCCAGGAGATGGGCGGCGCGATGGCCGCCGTCGAGTCGGGCTACCTCAAGTCGCAGCTGGTCTCCTCGCACGCGGAGCGGCGCGCCCGCATCGAGTCGGGCGAGGACAAGATCATCGGCGTCAACGTCTTCGAGACGACCGAGCCCAACCCGCTGACCGCCGATCTCGACACCGCGATCCAGACGGTCGACCCGGCGGTCGAGGCCCGTGTCATCTCCTCCCTGGAGAACTGGCGCGACACGCGGTACCAGCCGCCCTTCAACCACCCGCGTCCGTGCAAGGCGCTGGAGAAGCTGAAGGAGGCCGCGAAGGGCACCGCCAACCTCATGGAGGCGACCCTGGAGTGCGCTCGCGCCGGCGTCACGACCGGCGAGTGGGCGGGGGCGCTGCGCGAGGTGTTCGGCGAGTTCCGCGCGCCGACCGGCGTGTCCTCGGCGCCGGTGGCGGTCCCGGCGGAGGAGGGCTCGGCCATGGCCGACGTCCGCCGCAGGGTCGACCTGACCGCGAAGGACATGGGCGTCGGCAAGCTGCGCTTCCTGGTCGGCAAGCCGGGCCTGGACGGGCACTCCAACGGCGCCGAGCAGATCGCCGTGCGGGCCCGCGACGCCGGCTTCGAGGTGGTCTACCAGGGCATCCGGCTGACGCCCGAGCAGATCGTGGACGCGGCGCTCGAGGAGGACGTGCACGCCGTGGGCCTGTCCATCCTCTCCGGATCGCACGCCCAACTGGTGCCGGACGTCCTCGAACGGCTGCGTGTGGCCGGTGCCACAGACATCCCGGTGATCGCCGGTGGCATCATCCCGAATGGCGACGCCGAGCTGCTCAGGGCTGCGGGCGTGGCCGCGGTCTTCACCCCGAAGGACTTCGACATCACCGGAATCATCGGCCGCATCGTCGACGAGATCCGCAAAGCGAACAAGCTCGACCCCCTGGAGGTCCCCGCATGACCGTCAACCGTCTGCGTCCGCGCCGCTCGTGTCTCGCGGTCCCGGGCAGCAACCCCCGCTTCCTGGAGAAGGCGCAGGGTCTGCCGGCGGACCAGGTCTTCCTCGACCTCGAGGACGCGTGCGCGCCGCTCGCCAAGCCCGAGGCGCGCCACACCATCGTCAAGTTCCTCAACGAGGGCGACTGGACCGGCAAGACCAGGGTCGTGCGCGTCAACGACTGGACGACCGAGTGGACGTACCGCGACGTCGTGACCGTGGTCGAGGGGGCCGGGCCCAACCTCGACTGCATCATGCTGCCGAAGGTGCAGAACGCCCAGCAGATCGTCGCCCTCGACCTGCTGCTGACGCAGATCGAGAAGACCATGGGCTTCGAGGTCGGCCGTATCGGCATCGAGGCGCAGATCGAGAACGCCCAGGGCCTGAACAACGTCAACGAGATCGCGCAGGCCTCCTCGCGCGTCGAGACCATCATCTTCGGCCCGGCCGACTTC
The window above is part of the Streptomyces sp. NBC_00425 genome. Proteins encoded here:
- a CDS encoding adenylosuccinate lyase, producing the protein MDEELRSLTERLRRESGGTALYERLTATADRDALAGVLTEPGQPLWARELAAFRLGVAGDRRAFEALVLLLNHRDPPRCASAARALARLDDPRTARAAAALATNELRVAYALQPVRLLVELRAPESVPALITTLRRRLRPHDPHRRVALACVEGLGALGDGRARPVLNDALAHPVLAEAAVHALARIPRQR
- a CDS encoding 3-hydroxyacyl-CoA dehydrogenase family protein, with the protein product MAAPLSDTPLSPLQTIAVIGLGTMGSGIAEVLATAGRDVIGVDISEAQTARAVAALESSTARSVQRGRLTEQQRTDVLARVRVSTDLRAAADADLVIEVAPESYEVKQQIFRELDGIVRPGTILATGTNALSVTRLAADSAHPERVLGLHFFNPAPAMKLVEVVSSVLTAPAAVSAVTDLALDLGKEPVAVGDRPGFVADGLLFGYLNQAAAMYEARYASREDIDAAMRLGCGLPMGPLALLDLIGVDTARTVLEAMYAESHDRLHAPAPILGQLSEAGLTGRKSGRGFYTYEAPGSATVVPDALTPLSGGDGAVGRTVASVGVAGSGTMASGIAEVFAKAGYDVVLAARSEEKAQTAKARIGKSLSRSVDKGRLTAEAAAQILGRITPAGSYDAFADVDLALEAVAEDLEVKQQLFATLDKVCKPGAVLATTTSSLPVVACARATSRPQDVIGMHFFNPAPAMKLVEVVRTVLTAEDVHATVREVCARIKKHAVDCGDRAGFIVNALLFPYLNNAIKMVQEHYATLDDIDAAMKLGGGYPMGPFELLDVVGLDVSLAIEKVLHREFRDPGLAPAPLLEHLVAAGCLGRKTGRGFREYARR
- a CDS encoding TetR family transcriptional regulator, with the translated sequence MSQPARSSRTPATPDAPESAAGSRAAAQRLKMRRELAAAAMELFSTKGYEATTVDEIAAAAGVARRTFFRHFRSKEEAIFPDHDDTLIRAEAVLNAAPAHEHPLDTVCRGIKEVMRMYAARPEISVARYQLTREVPTLREAEIASVARYERLFTRYLLGHFDEHAHDDDANDDPLLAEVAASAVVTAHNHVLRRWLRAGGQGDVESQLDHAFAIVRKTFGTGIGAGRGSAGAPQPVAAAVSSAQGEVLVTVARTDASLDEVMRTIEQALKER
- the ccrA gene encoding crotonyl-CoA carboxylase/reductase, whose amino-acid sequence is MNKILDAIQSPESTPDDFAALPLPESYRAITVHKDETEMFAGLETRDKDPRKSIHLDEVALPELGPGEALVAVMASSVNYNSVWTSIFEPVSTFSFLERYGRLSELTKRHDLPYHVIGSDLAGVVLRTGPGVNAWRPGDEVVAHCLSVELESSDGHNDTMLDPEQRIWGFETNFGGLAEIALVKSNQLMPKPDHLSWEEAAAPGLVNSTAYRQLVSRNGAGMKQGDNVLIWGASGGLGSYATQFALAGGANPICVVSSPQKAEICRAMGAEAIIDRTAEDYRFWKDENTQDPKEWKRFGKRIRELTGGEDIDIVFEHPGRETFGASVYVTRKGGTITTCASTSGYMHQYDNRYLWMSLKRIIGSHFANYREAWEANRLVAKGKIHPTLSKVYSLEETGQAAYDVHRNLHQGKVGVLALAPEEGLGVRDEAKRAQHIDAINRFRNI
- a CDS encoding protein meaA, producing MTERQPAAGQREKDRPWLMRTYAGHSTAEASNELYRRNLAKGQTGLSVAFDLPTQTGYDSDHILARGEVGRVGVPVAHLGDMRRLFQDIPLEQMNTSMTINATAMWLLALYQVVAEEQGADVTRLQGTTQNDIVKEYLSRGTHVFPPGPSLRLTTDMIAYTVSHMPKWNPINICSYHLQEAGATPVQEIAYAMSTAIAVLDAVRDSGQVPADRFGDVVARISFFVNAGVRFIEEMCKMRAFGRIWDQVTRDRYGIENPKQRRFRYGVQVNSLGLTEAQPENNVQRIVLEMLAVTLSKDARARAVQLPAWNEALGLPRPWDQQWSLRIQQVLALESDLLEYEDIFAGSHVVEAKVTELVEASLAEIERIQEMGGAMAAVESGYLKSQLVSSHAERRARIESGEDKIIGVNVFETTEPNPLTADLDTAIQTVDPAVEARVISSLENWRDTRYQPPFNHPRPCKALEKLKEAAKGTANLMEATLECARAGVTTGEWAGALREVFGEFRAPTGVSSAPVAVPAEEGSAMADVRRRVDLTAKDMGVGKLRFLVGKPGLDGHSNGAEQIAVRARDAGFEVVYQGIRLTPEQIVDAALEEDVHAVGLSILSGSHAQLVPDVLERLRVAGATDIPVIAGGIIPNGDAELLRAAGVAAVFTPKDFDITGIIGRIVDEIRKANKLDPLEVPA
- a CDS encoding HpcH/HpaI aldolase/citrate lyase family protein — translated: MTVNRLRPRRSCLAVPGSNPRFLEKAQGLPADQVFLDLEDACAPLAKPEARHTIVKFLNEGDWTGKTRVVRVNDWTTEWTYRDVVTVVEGAGPNLDCIMLPKVQNAQQIVALDLLLTQIEKTMGFEVGRIGIEAQIENAQGLNNVNEIAQASSRVETIIFGPADFMASINMKSLVVGEQPPGYPADAYHYILMKILMAARANDLQAIDGPYLQIRNVEGYREVAGRAAALGFDGKWVLHPGQVEASNEIFSPSQEDFDHAELILDAYDYYTSEAGGKKGSAMLGDEMIDEASRKMALVISGKGRAAGMQRTGKFEIPEG